In the Leptotrichia sp. oral taxon 212 genome, one interval contains:
- a CDS encoding acetyl-CoA carboxylase carboxyltransferase subunit alpha: MSLKDEIKELEDKIEELKVFSKEKNIDFSKQIEELEKELEKRYKDFNENELDSWERIQISRNPKRPYTLDYINTLTQDFVELHGDRLSKDDHAIIGGLASVDGYNIMIIGHQKGRDLDSNMFRNFGMASPEGYRKALRLMRMAERFELPILTLIDTAGAYPGIEAEEKGQGEAIAKNLAEMFGLKVPIVSVIIGEGGSGGALGIGVADSVLMLENSVYSVISPEGCASILFNDSTKAAEAAKSLKMDAISLKSLGVIDDIIEEPLGGAHRNLEKIAKNLKAAVLKEFKRIDKYSLEELLEKRYEKFRNMGEFFENGEE, from the coding sequence ATGAGCCTGAAAGATGAAATTAAGGAACTGGAAGATAAAATAGAAGAATTAAAAGTATTTTCCAAAGAAAAAAATATAGATTTTTCAAAGCAAATAGAAGAACTTGAAAAAGAACTTGAAAAAAGATATAAAGATTTCAATGAAAATGAATTGGATTCCTGGGAAAGAATACAGATTTCCAGAAATCCTAAAAGACCTTATACACTTGATTATATAAATACGCTGACACAGGATTTTGTAGAGCTTCATGGAGATAGACTTTCAAAAGATGATCATGCGATAATAGGTGGATTGGCTTCTGTAGATGGTTATAATATAATGATAATAGGACACCAGAAAGGTAGAGATCTTGATTCAAATATGTTCAGAAATTTTGGAATGGCGAGCCCTGAAGGATATAGAAAAGCATTGAGGCTGATGAGAATGGCAGAAAGATTTGAGCTGCCTATACTAACACTTATAGATACTGCGGGAGCATATCCTGGAATAGAAGCAGAAGAAAAAGGACAGGGAGAAGCCATTGCTAAGAATCTGGCTGAAATGTTTGGACTGAAAGTGCCGATTGTTTCTGTAATAATAGGGGAAGGTGGAAGTGGAGGAGCTTTAGGAATAGGAGTTGCTGACTCGGTTCTTATGCTTGAAAACAGTGTATATTCAGTAATTTCTCCTGAAGGCTGCGCATCAATACTGTTTAACGATTCAACTAAGGCGGCGGAAGCGGCAAAAAGCCTGAAAATGGATGCAATAAGCCTTAAATCGCTTGGAGTTATTGATGATATAATAGAAGAACCTCTGGGCGGTGCCCATAGAAATCTTGAAAAGATTGCTAAAAATCTAAAAGCTGCTGTTCTGAAAGAGTTTAAAAGAATTGATAAATATTCTCTGGAAGAACTGCTGGAAAAAAGGTATGAAAAATTTAGAAACATGGGAGAATTTTTTGAAAATGGAGAAGAATAA
- a CDS encoding IS30 family transposase, giving the protein MVQEQYTTKRRKGQHLKLIERGKIEAFLKIGMSKVKIAQELGISVRTLHREIKRGMVELLNTDLSTRGVYSAEFAQSKYNKAQKGKEGELKIGKNLKLVKYLEDSMKRGKNSPYAALEQAKREGQEVNIGLKTLYNYIHSGLFLEYSEDDMPYRKRRKKKVELRKRIRKQGGRSIEERDERIGERLEHGHWEVDTVLGKKGTLACLLVLTERKTRLQLIRKLENRIALHTEGRIKGLIEEYPDSIKTLTSDNGSEFMKVDEIEGQGVGYFYAHSFSSWERGSNENNNKLIRRFIPKGTDITEITEEELKSIEEWMNNYPRKLFNGKSSKEMYDIELKQYIS; this is encoded by the coding sequence ATGGTTCAAGAACAGTATACAACAAAAAGAAGAAAAGGGCAACACTTAAAATTAATAGAGAGAGGAAAAATAGAAGCATTTCTTAAAATAGGAATGTCAAAAGTGAAAATAGCACAGGAGCTGGGAATAAGTGTGAGGACCCTCCACAGGGAAATTAAAAGGGGCATGGTGGAGCTTCTGAATACAGATTTATCGACAAGGGGAGTATATTCTGCGGAATTTGCCCAGTCAAAGTATAACAAGGCACAGAAGGGGAAAGAAGGAGAACTTAAGATAGGGAAGAACCTCAAACTGGTAAAATATCTTGAAGATTCGATGAAACGGGGAAAGAATTCCCCGTATGCTGCACTGGAGCAAGCAAAAAGGGAAGGACAGGAAGTAAACATAGGACTGAAGACACTGTATAACTATATACATAGCGGACTGTTTCTGGAATATAGTGAGGATGACATGCCCTATAGGAAGAGGAGAAAGAAGAAGGTTGAGTTAAGGAAACGTATAAGGAAGCAGGGAGGGAGAAGTATAGAGGAAAGAGACGAAAGGATAGGAGAACGGTTAGAGCATGGGCACTGGGAAGTGGATACAGTATTAGGTAAGAAGGGGACATTGGCATGTCTTCTTGTACTGACAGAACGTAAGACAAGGCTTCAACTGATAAGGAAGCTTGAAAACAGGATAGCATTACATACAGAAGGAAGAATAAAGGGATTAATAGAGGAATATCCAGATTCAATAAAGACACTTACGAGTGACAATGGGAGTGAATTTATGAAGGTTGATGAGATAGAAGGACAGGGAGTAGGATATTTTTATGCACACAGCTTCAGTTCGTGGGAACGAGGGAGTAACGAAAATAATAATAAGCTGATAAGAAGATTTATACCAAAAGGGACAGATATAACAGAAATAACGGAAGAAGAACTAAAGAGTATAGAGGAATGGATGAATAATTATCCGAGAAAACTTTTTAATGGAAAAAGCTCAAAAGAAATGTATGATATTGAACTGAAACAGTACATTTCATAA